The Parashewanella tropica genome window below encodes:
- the mraZ gene encoding division/cell wall cluster transcriptional repressor MraZ, whose amino-acid sequence MFSGASSVNLDSKGRIAMPTRYRELLRVESEGKFVITVDIQSTCLLLYPIHEWHKIEAKLLLLSDTQQTERALKRLLLGHAHECEMDGNGRLLLPQTLRKYAGLEKHAMLVGQLNKFELWDELAWQQLIDESKQAITNENLASSERLSDFSL is encoded by the coding sequence GTGTTTTCAGGAGCCAGCAGTGTCAACTTAGATAGCAAAGGACGGATCGCAATGCCAACGCGATACCGAGAGCTATTGCGTGTTGAATCTGAAGGTAAATTTGTTATCACCGTAGACATTCAATCGACCTGTTTATTGTTATATCCCATCCATGAATGGCACAAGATCGAAGCTAAATTATTGCTGTTGTCAGACACTCAGCAAACAGAAAGAGCACTAAAACGCCTGTTACTGGGCCATGCGCATGAATGCGAAATGGACGGCAACGGGCGTTTATTATTGCCCCAAACATTAAGAAAATACGCAGGCTTGGAAAAACACGCCATGTTAGTGGGGCAGTTGAATAAATTTGAGCTATGGGATGAGTTAGCTTGGCAGCAACTTATCGATGAAAGCAAACAAGCGATAACCAATGAAAATTTAGCCAGTAGCGAAAGGCTGTCGGACTTTTCATTGTAG
- a CDS encoding outer membrane protein transport protein, which translates to MILKIVKKSALSTAICSAVALSSIQAKAAGFQLAEYSATGLGRAFAGEAIIADNASSQGRNPALLAALKGRNISTGAIYVKTNIDVPSDVSLTVATADGKTVPLGRFNASAKDVADNAIVPNFYYSEQLNSQWSWGIGVNSKYGLATEVDSDHASALFGQKTSIKSVEFNPNVAYQVNDTFALGAGVRVVYAEGELNSSVPKWVSSLTLPKPLPLPPAGTSLKALEGDDIAFGWNLGLTWAASSEHQFGLAYHSQVDLTLKGKADGYLYNRGTGKRFDGQLPIDLPAFAEFSSIHQLSEHLKVHTSINWTQWSVFKELRASFYGAEKPLDRTGKPISSELLKEENFKDNWRFAIGTSYELSPMWQLKAGVALDKTAVHDEYRTTTIPDSDRLWYSIGAGYKANEQLCLDIGVTYIKAHGRAPINESIPLTTSLGQVSINLDGEATGDVWLAGIQLSYKL; encoded by the coding sequence ATGATTTTGAAAATAGTTAAAAAGAGCGCTCTTTCTACTGCAATTTGTTCAGCTGTTGCTTTATCGAGTATTCAAGCAAAAGCCGCGGGTTTTCAGCTTGCAGAATACTCTGCAACTGGATTAGGTCGTGCCTTTGCCGGGGAGGCGATAATTGCAGATAACGCATCGTCTCAAGGAAGAAACCCTGCATTGTTGGCCGCGCTTAAGGGGCGCAATATATCTACGGGTGCGATTTACGTTAAAACGAATATTGATGTGCCTAGTGATGTCTCGTTGACGGTGGCGACTGCAGATGGAAAGACAGTGCCTCTAGGGCGTTTTAATGCCAGCGCCAAAGATGTTGCTGACAATGCCATAGTGCCAAACTTCTATTATAGTGAACAGCTTAATTCGCAGTGGAGCTGGGGCATTGGAGTGAATTCCAAGTATGGGTTAGCGACTGAAGTGGATTCGGATCACGCCTCAGCTTTATTTGGTCAAAAAACTTCAATTAAATCTGTGGAATTTAACCCTAACGTTGCATATCAAGTTAATGACACTTTCGCTCTTGGGGCTGGTGTACGAGTTGTATATGCAGAAGGGGAGCTCAATTCAAGTGTTCCAAAGTGGGTGTCAAGTTTGACTTTGCCCAAGCCTCTACCATTACCGCCTGCAGGTACAAGCCTTAAAGCACTAGAGGGTGATGACATCGCCTTTGGTTGGAATTTAGGCCTTACTTGGGCCGCATCTTCCGAGCACCAATTTGGCTTGGCGTATCACAGTCAAGTCGATTTGACTTTGAAAGGTAAAGCGGATGGTTACTTATATAATCGAGGAACAGGAAAACGCTTTGATGGGCAATTACCGATAGATTTGCCTGCGTTTGCTGAGTTTTCAAGTATTCATCAATTATCTGAGCATCTAAAAGTTCATACTAGTATCAATTGGACACAATGGAGCGTGTTTAAAGAACTGCGGGCTTCATTCTATGGCGCAGAAAAACCGCTCGATCGCACAGGAAAGCCTATTAGCAGTGAGCTCTTAAAAGAAGAAAACTTTAAAGATAATTGGCGTTTTGCTATAGGAACAAGTTATGAACTTAGCCCAATGTGGCAATTAAAAGCAGGAGTTGCACTAGATAAAACCGCTGTACACGATGAATATCGCACAACCACAATTCCTGATTCAGATCGCCTATGGTATTCAATAGGTGCTGGTTATAAAGCGAATGAACAACTCTGCTTGGATATCGGCGTTACCTACATCAAAGCTCATGGTAGAGCACCGATTAACGAAAGTATCCCTTTAACAACTTCATTAGGACAAGTTTCTATTAATCTTGACGGAGAAGCTACTGGTGATGTTTGGCTCGCGGGGATTCAGTTAAGCTACAAATTATAA
- a CDS encoding tetratricopeptide repeat protein, producing the protein MDFRVMVFGLLFWLPTAFGNPMKQMDELVLLINQYPKQAQDQINKLESTQTTTTPIYEQLRLQLLKCKSLAALGENQAAINLAKLYEAKSKQLNFNDARPYFLLCMAESYLQLGNIKEALPLFDTVINMAKEKEQFQALSSALRMRGDFEISAGNYASALEDLRFAIDVLSLNFTQSNNWVWEPETFFYISLSHLFNMTGDLDKSISYIHKALATNELKGKVHYLALIGAARKYFDNNQLKLSQSYVEEAKKIVPELEGELDIAWSYATLGGMEFNLGNLHEAQKLLNLALIYFERGYQLGYTLRVKRLLAQVHFGLNEAQKAIPLMKEIIEQAKDLKLHHDLLEFYEILAKHYASTGDFESAYNYKVKSYAATAKYNEQTSNARFIQYKARLDRQASIHNQPSAPIIDKTQGLLTTNQTITVILFVLGVVGLLIGLVFYFQRKQLRSIKNQNVSSVDSVELRATNMLLKAKQYNYSVTALVTKLNSLSDNEKTQVLEAIHDVLREGDLLLQHNSDEWVVLLPKVNNVAGYKIIRQITHSLPSTLKKQTFGLSTFKSFDNLDSLVKRAYLERLSQIKRREVKDDSVPPIAM; encoded by the coding sequence ATGGATTTTCGAGTGATGGTTTTCGGGCTACTTTTTTGGCTCCCAACCGCTTTTGGCAACCCAATGAAGCAAATGGATGAGTTGGTGTTATTAATAAATCAATATCCCAAACAAGCCCAAGATCAAATTAACAAGCTAGAGTCGACCCAAACGACTACAACTCCTATATACGAACAATTAAGACTTCAACTACTAAAATGTAAATCCTTAGCTGCATTAGGGGAAAATCAAGCGGCGATAAATCTAGCCAAATTATACGAAGCTAAATCAAAACAGTTAAACTTCAACGATGCACGCCCTTATTTTTTACTCTGTATGGCTGAATCATATTTACAGCTAGGCAACATAAAAGAAGCACTTCCTCTATTTGACACCGTAATCAATATGGCTAAGGAAAAAGAACAATTTCAAGCTTTATCATCTGCATTAAGAATGAGAGGTGATTTTGAAATTTCTGCCGGAAATTATGCTTCAGCTCTGGAAGATCTAAGATTTGCAATTGATGTCCTTTCTTTGAATTTTACACAAAGCAATAATTGGGTTTGGGAACCTGAAACATTCTTCTATATCTCTTTGTCACACTTATTCAATATGACAGGAGATCTTGATAAAAGTATTTCCTATATACATAAAGCCCTTGCGACAAATGAATTAAAAGGCAAGGTTCATTATTTAGCTCTAATTGGAGCAGCCAGAAAGTATTTTGATAATAATCAGCTGAAATTAAGCCAAAGTTACGTTGAAGAAGCAAAAAAAATAGTGCCTGAATTAGAGGGTGAACTGGATATAGCTTGGAGCTACGCAACCCTAGGAGGTATGGAGTTTAATTTAGGGAATCTGCATGAAGCCCAAAAATTGCTTAATTTAGCATTAATTTACTTCGAAAGAGGTTACCAACTCGGCTATACGCTTCGCGTTAAAAGGCTTTTAGCTCAAGTCCACTTTGGGTTAAATGAAGCCCAAAAAGCCATCCCGCTCATGAAGGAAATTATAGAGCAGGCTAAAGACCTTAAATTACACCACGATTTACTTGAATTTTATGAAATATTAGCCAAGCACTACGCCAGTACAGGCGATTTTGAATCTGCTTATAATTATAAGGTTAAAAGTTATGCTGCTACAGCCAAATACAATGAGCAAACGAGCAATGCTCGATTTATTCAATACAAAGCCAGATTAGATCGACAAGCATCAATACACAATCAACCTTCTGCGCCCATAATCGATAAGACTCAGGGGTTGTTAACAACTAACCAAACCATCACCGTCATTCTTTTTGTTTTAGGCGTGGTAGGCTTGCTTATTGGACTGGTATTTTACTTCCAGAGAAAGCAACTCAGATCGATAAAAAATCAAAATGTAAGCTCGGTTGACTCAGTTGAGTTAAGAGCAACAAATATGTTATTGAAGGCAAAGCAGTATAACTACTCTGTAACCGCTTTAGTCACCAAGTTAAATTCATTGTCTGATAATGAAAAAACTCAAGTTTTAGAAGCCATTCATGATGTACTACGTGAAGGCGATCTATTGCTTCAACACAACTCTGACGAGTGGGTTGTTTTGTTACCGAAAGTCAATAATGTCGCTGGTTATAAAATTATTCGCCAAATCACACATAGCCTACCTTCAACTCTGAAAAAGCAGACTTTTGGCCTGAGTACCTTTAAATCGTTTGATAACTTAGATTCGTTGGTCAAACGTGCTTATTTAGAACGCCTTTCTCAAATTAAACGTCGAGAAGTGAAGGATGACAGTGTGCCCCCCATTGCTATGTAA